The following is a genomic window from Candidatus Dormiibacterota bacterium.
CAGCGCGACATCTGGGTGAGCACCCGTCCCTTGTCGGGGATGGCGGTGGGCAGCACCACGTCGAAGGCGCTGAGCCGGTCGGTGGCGACCATCAGCAGGGTGCCGTCGCCGAGGTCGAAGGTGTCGCGCACCTTGCCCCGGCGGAAGACGGCGAGCCCCTCGCCGGTCGCGGTGGAGAGCACGTCGCCACGGGTCACAGCCTTCCCCCCCCAATGCCCGCCTCGACCGCCAGCTCCGGCCGGGTGGCCGCGGTGGTGTCGCCGGGTGCCTCGACCGGCAGCCCGAGCCGCCGGTAGGTGTCGTCGATGTACCGCGTGTACGCGGCGGAGTCGAACACGTCGTCGAGCCGCGCGTCGTCGAGCACGGCACCCACCTCCTCGGATCCGCGCACCAGGTCGCGGAAGGGCGCCTCGCCCTCGCGGGCGCGCAGCGCCAGCGCCTGGACGGCGCGGTAGGCGCGCTCCCGGGGCCAGCCGGCGCCGTCGATCAGCGCGGTCATCAGCCGCTGGGTGAAGACCAGCCCGCCGCCCCAGTCCATGTTCTCGGCCATCCGCCGGGCGTCGACCCGCAGGCCGGCGACCACCCGGGTGGCGAGCTGGAGCATGTAGTCCAGCACCGCGAAGGCGTCGGGGAGCACCACCCGCTCGGCGGCCGAGTGGGAGATGTCGCGCTCGTGCCAGAGGGCCACGTCCTCGAGGGCGACGAGGGCGTGGCCGCGGAGCAGCCGGGCCATCCCGCAGAGGCGTTCGCTGAGCACCGGGTTGCGCTTGTGGGGCATCGCCGACGAGCCCTTCTGACGCTGGGCGAACGGCTCCTCGGCCTCGCCGACCTCGGTCTGCTGGAGCAGCCGGACGGCGGTGGCGAGTCGCTCGATCACCGCTCCGAGGATGGCCATCGCCGACACCAGGGCGGCATGGCGGTCGCGGGCCACCACCTGGGTGCAGGCGGCGGCGACGCCGAGGCCGAGGCGGCGGCAGACGTGCTCCTCGACCTCCGGGGTGACCGAGTTGTGGGTGCCCACCGCGCCGCTGATGTTCCCCACCGCCACCTCCGCGGCGGCGGCCTGGAGGCGGAGGCGGCCGCGGCGCACCTCGTCCCAGTGGTTGGCGAGCTTGACCCCGAGGCTCAGCGGCTCGGCGTGGACGCCGTGGGTGCGCCCCGGCATCAGGGTGAGACGGTGGGCGACGGCGAGGGCGGCGAGCGCCTCCTCGAGCCTGGCGGCGTCCTCGTCGACCACCGCGGCGGCGTCGCGGAGCTGGGTGGCCAGGGCGGTGTCGACCACGTCCGAGCTGGTCAGCCCGAGGTGGAGGAAGCGGCCGGCGTCGCCGGTGGTCTCCTGCACGGCGCTGACGAAGGCGGCGAGGTCGTGGCCCTGCTCGGCCTCGAGCTCGGCGACCCGGGCGAGGTCGACGCGGGCGGTGGCCCGGAGCGCGCCGGCGGTGCCGGCCGGGATCCGCCCCGCCTGCTCCCACCCCTCGGCGGCGAGCAGCTCCACCTCCAGCCACCGCCGCAGCCGGGACTCCTCGCCGAAGATCTCGGCGATACGTGGCGGGGTGTAGCGGGGGATCACGTGACCCGATTGTACCGGGGGGCGCCCCGAGGCCCGGGCGGGGTCGGGGCCGGGGCTCGACCGCCGGCTCCGTCCGACCGGTCAGGTGGGGGTGGCGGCGGCGCGCGGCCCATATACTGTCGGCGGTCCTTCTCAGCCCCGGCGGACCCCCGCCGGAGGCGCCGTCCCGCCCACCGAGATGACGTGCTCGCCGTAACCCCGGAGCCACGCCTCCCGTTGTTCATGTACGTACGCACGGCCGCAGTCCGATGACACTGCCGAGAGCGTATGAGGACGGTCTCGTCGAGCGCGCCAAGGAGGACCCGGCGGCCTTCGGTGAGCTGTACGACCACTATTTCGGGCAGATATACCGCTTTGTCTACAGCCGAATCCGCAACCAGGAGGCCGCCGAGGACATCACCGCCGAGGTGTTCTTCAAGGCCCTCCGCGCCATCGGCCGGTACAAGCCCAGCGGCCACCCCTTCAGCGCCTGGCTCTACCAGATCTCAGTGAACGCAATCGCAGACCACTACCGCGCCAAGCGACCCGAGTCCGACCTGGACTCGGTGATCGGTGTCGCCTCCACCGAGCGATCGGTCGAGGAGGCGATCTCCGAGCGGGACGAGGCCGCCCGGGTGTGGGCCGCGATCGACTCGCTGCCCACCCACCAGCGCACCGCGCTCACCCTCAAGCTCGGTGAGGACCTCAAGCTCGCCCAGATCGGCGACATCATGGGCAAGAGCGAGGGTGCGGTGAAGCTGCTCATCCACCGGGGCATGATCGGGGTGCGCCACCGCCTCGGCGTCGTCCCTCAGGCGGAGCGGGTCTGATGGACCTCAGGCGCTGGAACGACGGCCCCGACGCCGAGCTCGAGGAGCTGGCCGGCGGCGATCTCGAGATGCTCGAGCTGAGCAGGCGCCTGCGCGCCGCCCGGCCCGAGCCGCGGGTCGACCCCGACTTCCAGCGGCGGCTCCGCGCCCAGCTGATGACCGCGGCCGAGACCCAGCTGCGACCCCGCGGCCTGGCCCGGCTGCTCCGCCCCCGGTCGAGCCTGTTCGCCTACGGTGCGGCGGGGATGGGCGGGGCGATGATCGCGGCCGCCGCGCTCGCCTACTACGCCCCCCACAGCGACCACCTCACCGTGGACGTGAGGTCGGCGATCAACGGGCAGTACTCGATCAACCCCGACAACGTCATCACCATCTCGTTCAACCACGACATGGACCGCGGGGCGGTGGAGCGGGGGCTGAAGATCCAGCCCGCGGTCGACTACTACCCGCCGACCTGGCACCACAACGAGCTGATCATCACCCCCAAGCACAAGCTGCAGCCCAACTCGGGGTACGTGGTCACGATCCCCAAGGGCGCGGCCCGGGACGTCAAGGGCGACATCGCCACCGCCGACATCCACATCACCTTCGGCACCAGCCCGGTGATCCCGACCAACCCCACCGGCAAGCCCGCGGGGCCGGTCGCGCTCGCCGCGCACGAGGCCGGCGCGGTCGCCGACGGCAGCCTCCTCGGCTTCAGCGGCGACGGCTCGCTGCTCGCCACCGCCGGCCTGGTGCC
Proteins encoded in this region:
- the purB gene encoding adenylosuccinate lyase; its protein translation is MIPRYTPPRIAEIFGEESRLRRWLEVELLAAEGWEQAGRIPAGTAGALRATARVDLARVAELEAEQGHDLAAFVSAVQETTGDAGRFLHLGLTSSDVVDTALATQLRDAAAVVDEDAARLEEALAALAVAHRLTLMPGRTHGVHAEPLSLGVKLANHWDEVRRGRLRLQAAAAEVAVGNISGAVGTHNSVTPEVEEHVCRRLGLGVAAACTQVVARDRHAALVSAMAILGAVIERLATAVRLLQQTEVGEAEEPFAQRQKGSSAMPHKRNPVLSERLCGMARLLRGHALVALEDVALWHERDISHSAAERVVLPDAFAVLDYMLQLATRVVAGLRVDARRMAENMDWGGGLVFTQRLMTALIDGAGWPRERAYRAVQALALRAREGEAPFRDLVRGSEEVGAVLDDARLDDVFDSAAYTRYIDDTYRRLGLPVEAPGDTTAATRPELAVEAGIGGGRL
- a CDS encoding sigma-70 family RNA polymerase sigma factor, which encodes MTLPRAYEDGLVERAKEDPAAFGELYDHYFGQIYRFVYSRIRNQEAAEDITAEVFFKALRAIGRYKPSGHPFSAWLYQISVNAIADHYRAKRPESDLDSVIGVASTERSVEEAISERDEAARVWAAIDSLPTHQRTALTLKLGEDLKLAQIGDIMGKSEGAVKLLIHRGMIGVRHRLGVVPQAERV